In Saccopteryx leptura isolate mSacLep1 chromosome 9, mSacLep1_pri_phased_curated, whole genome shotgun sequence, the genomic window TGGGCGGGGCCGAGGAGGCCGAGGAGTGTTCAAAAGGAGGTGGAGGGATACAGGGGCCACAGTCGGAACTACTTTCAGGAGGAGGTCACGTGTGTTCCTAGTTGGGGAACTTTCCAAATTCCCACTGCCCTGTGATAGCTGGAGAGGCTAGTGGTTCGCTTCCTTTGCTGGGGACGTGCCCTCCTTGTGCAGGCAGCAGGACCCCGGAGCCTCTCGGTTCACGGCGGAAAAGCTAGTTCAGAAGAGTCACCCACCCGAGCGCTGTCGGGGCTGACGCCTGGGAAGCTGGTTACACAAGCACCCCCATCCAAGCACGTGCCTCCCCGCCTTCCCGCACCGCTGGCTGCGGCCGCTCCTTCTTACAGACCTCAGAATGAAAGTCCCCAAGCTCGTCCCACCCGTCGCCTGCTACTCACAGAGCAAGCTAAATGGCCAAGACCTGAGACGTCTATTTCTGTATCGGCTGACACTGCGCGTTCTCTACCGTAGAAGGGGCTGTGCCTGGGGGGCACTATGTCGCCCCCTCGCTAGTGCCCTGACCCTTAGGGCCAGCCTTTCTGGTGCTGTGCTTGCGGGGCAAGAGCGTTATCTTTTGCAGCAGCCTGCCGTTTGAATACTCTGATGTTGCAACAAACTTCCAGTCACTAACCCTAAGCTGGCCAGAGCTGGTGAGCGCGCCCCACCTACTGTAAACTCGGCCAAGTTACTTATCTGGTCCGAGAAACTAGTCAATGGCCGTCAGCCCAGAGCAAAGTTGTCAAGTGTGCTTACAGCCCCATTAGTTGACCTATCCCTGTGAGGAAGCTGGTTCAGAAATGGCGAGAACTGGAGCACTTTTACCTGTACATTGATCAGCTGCAAATCAAGTTGTCCACCTTCTGCTAGGAGAAAATAGGCATCAATCAACCCCAACGTAggaatttcttccttttctttcccctggGAAGTAGAACTCATGAGACAATTGGAGTCCCGAAGTATCTGTGTTGAGACCTAGCCTGAGAGGCAGTTGTATTTTTAGGCACTGAGAGAATAGAGAGATCCATTTGTATGCCTATTGCAGTAATTGGGAGTGGATGCCTAAAAAGGTCTAAAGATAATTTATTCAGTATGTGAAAAAGAAGATTGTATATGAGCACATCATAGTTGCAGGCAGCCCCTGAAGACTAGAAACCCCAGGAGACCTGGCTTAGAAGCCACAGCCTAACTCCAAGACTACTAATTAAACCAAAGGTGCTTACACTGTTCTTTGCCATCTCTTAGGCGCCATAAATCTTGGCATTTATATACGATGTCCTTTTAAGATAGGTCTACAATAGTTAGCATGCTGCTGAACCTGCAATGCCAATATTTACAGGAAGCTGGTTCTGTGCGTGGGCCTGGTCAGCTTGAGGAAGACAGGGGCCATAAGTGGAAAAGGAAATAGAGGGCAGCCTGGAAAGAGTAGGAGAAAGGCCTACTCCTACTTTGGTTTCCAAAGACGAAGACCCTGTCCACATAGCCTAGTGTGAActagaaatttctttattttacaaataaccaAGGATAAGGAGTCCCTGAATTCTCGGTGTTTCATTAGGCTGCATGGTAAGAACCTGAACAGTGCTCAACTGAGTGTCAGCTACTGCTTGATGGGCAGAGAGAAAGTGCAGATGAAGTTAAATGAAGGGAAATAGATTGGGGAGGGGTAAGATGTTCCATGTTTGTGTCTCAGATTGCTGAGCTTGTCCCCAGAGTCCCTGAAGCCTACCCATTGAGAGGATGATTCTTCTAGAATCTGAGGAAGTCTGAAATCCACTCCTGGCAAGAAAATGGATTCATTTCTACCCTGTTGGAGTTCAGCATGAGGAGAGGggattcttttcattttccatgGCACAGACTTATTCTGGAGCCAAGAGCGTGTGCATCACCAGCACTAAACTGCCCGGATGTAAGACTGGCCCACAGCACTTCCATCAGCTAAAGGGAGAAAATAGGACAGAGTTCTGCTGCTACTCTGAACATCAGGGCCCTCTACCTTTCGCTAGTGTGAATGAAAGGTTCACCAGTGTTGGCAGATATTTGCCAGCCTGACGGCGATATCAGGTGGTTATTAGAAGTTGCTGAATAAAAACCTCCTCCGCTTCCTACTGTTAAGCAAATTCCTGAAGGAAATACTGATGTatcctttttcaattttttgtttttcttcacttttccttCTATCAAAGAAATCCCCTTACTCAAGTGGTAGAACTGAAACCTCTAAATAGCTTAACCTAtctaatatacagaaaaaaaaaatttttttaataatttttaaaaattcagtggtGCCccggccagatagttcagttggttagagcatcatcccaaaatacagaggttgccagttggatccctggtcagagtacatacaggaacagattgttgttcctgtctctctctctctctctctcccttcctctctctctaaaatcaataaaataaacataaaaaaattcattGGCAAATATCTGCTTTGCTGTATAGATATTACAATACTCACTAGGGTGCAAGCACTGATTCAGTCCTTTACCTGTCTGGATTCAGAACACCCTAGGCAGGAATAATAGCTTGTAACAAAAGGAGAATTATATAAATCATCAGGGAGACtaactatataaaataattagtgACCATGACAAATGAGCTTTAATTATAGTTTCAAACAATTAATTCCAAACCTGTATTGTTAGTACACCCAAAGAATGTTCAAGGAAGATATCTTTTGATAAGTGAAATGACCACCAGCAACTTGATGTGGGTGATATAAATAGCTGATGTGATCTTTGTAGGTCCTACTGCTAACATGTCTTTTGTTGAACTCTGCAAGTTATATAGTGCCTTTCTCATCTCCCACACACTGACCTTTCGAATAGAGATCTAAATCAATGGCTTTAGTTTTTAAGCaatattctctatttttattctctttaaccACTGTTTTTTAAGTAATtcagaatagaaaaatataataattataggtTTGAATCTAAATCACCCCATTTTGCTGATGGTCCAGAGGCTTTCCCCTTATTCCATTTATCTTGATTACAAATACTGCTGTTCTTTTAAATACAGATATTTTGCCCACAACATTTCCCTAGAAAACATGTCTCTGGATCATACAAGTAACTATCTCCTAAAGGAGAAGTTTCCATTATTGTCTATGAGCTCTTCATGTACTAAATCTCTCCTGGAGCTATTTCAGATGACACTTATGTTTCCTTTCACATCTCCGTAGAGAGGTATGCTGTATGAAATTATCACTCTGAGAAATAAGGGTTGGATTGTATGCTCCTAAGAGAACCACAGAGCAGACCAAGCATTCACTATGTCCATGTGGCATTCAGAAAATGTGAGTTGGACTAGAGAGTGATAGAAAAGAAAAGACCTAACGTGACAAGACAGCTTTGACTGTTTTCATCTCCAATCTAACACAGACTATTTCATTTTCTACTTTGGTCCCCTTAGTATTAACTCTAACGCTAGCCCTATGGAAcacatattttgctttttagctCTTCCAATAATAGAaagattataattttaatattccagcaagttttttgttgttgttgtttttgctttttacagagagagagagagagagagagtcagagagagggatagacagacaggaacggagagatgagaagcattaatcattagtttttcgttgtgcattgcgacaccttagttgttcgttgattgctttctcatatgtgccttgactgcaggccttcagcagactgagtaaccccttgctcaagccagtgaccttgggtccaagctggtgagcttttgctcaaaccagatgagcccgcgctcaagctggcgagctcggggtctcaaacctgggtcctcggcatcccggtctaatgctctatccactgcgccaccacctagtcaggctattccAGCAAGTTTTGAGGCATTTAACAGTTGCCTTACAGAGTAGCTCTCATTTGTCTAATAGGAGGCACATTGAGGAGTCAATGTTGAACCTTGCCTCacccttatcttttttttccaaaacatccTTTTGGCTTCTGAGACATCACTTTTTCTGATAACAAAAAGACCTTTTTGAAAGATAAAGTGCATGGGACAAACTTAGTTTAATGTATCTTTTTGTTGTCTGTCTTCTTGATGGTATGGAGTCTTATCtccattaattaatttatttattcaatgattcaatcaacaaatatttgggTATCTAGTATATACTGGTACTGTGCTAAGCCTCCAATAGCAATTTCTTCACAATTCTTATAGCCTCCATTAAGAGTCTCCTCCCCAAACTGAGGAGACATATCAACTAATGCACAGGCTGTGGAATCCCATTTGGAtactggaacagaaaaagaacagcacTAGAAAAGCTGGTAAATTTCATATAAGGTCTGTACCTTATGTTAATGTCCTAGTCTTGGTAATTACCTAGGgctatgtaatttattaaaattaggcCAGGCCTGGCTGGGAGGCTTAGCTGATAAAGCATCATTTCGATAAAGCGAGGCtgtaggttccatccctggtcaggacacccataagaatcaaccagtgggcctgacctgtggtggtgcagtggatggggtgtcagcctggaatgctgaggtcgccagttcgaaaccctggacttgcctggtcaaggcacatatgggaggtaatgcttcctgctcctcccccctttgtctctctctctctctctctctctctctctctcctgtctctctaaaaatgaataaattaaaaaataaatacataaaaatgtggctcttgtttaaaaaaaaattaaaaaattaaccagtgaatgcataaataaatggaacaacaaactgatgttccttttttattttctctctcacttcttcctctctctctaaagtaagttttaaaaaataaaagattaggcCAACTGGGTGAAGAATTAATGGAGATAAGACTctgcatcactttttttttttacttttctgtaactctgaaattgtttcaaaaaattttttaacctaatttaatttttttaggaaaaacaTTATAGGCCCTCGCCTGTTGACACATacgggagctgatgcttcctgcttctcctccccttctttctctctctgtctcctttctaaaataaatagatttttgttATGCCAGCGTCTAACTTTTAGACATAATTTCTGTTATCTATTATACATAACACACTACCccaaaatttagcagcttaaaacagcaATGACCATTTTCTTGCTCACCATTCTATAATATAGACAGGACACAGAAGTGACAGTTTGTCTCTGCTTCATGTAATGTTGGTTGAGGTGGCTTACCTTGGGCTGGAGGATCCAAGATGGTTTCAATCACATGTCTGTTGCCTCAGCTGGAGTCAAGGCAATCACTTGGGGCTGGCTAGGTCTATCTCCTTCCTTAGTCTCTTTTCCTCCAGGTGCACACTGCCCTGTTAGGCTTTTCTCTTCAATACCAACCAAGAACTGGAATCGAATCATTTTTGCCTAAttggttggttagaatgttgtcctcaTAGTGCAGaggttgatccccagtcagggcacatacaggaacacgtcaatgttcctgtctctctttctttcccttcctcctccctcactgaaattaatttttaaaaaagttttaaaaaaagattcaaggGAGGGAAAATCTTGATAGTAAGTATGTAGAAAGGCAGAGGAATTAGTGGTGGTTATCTACCACAATGACCCTAGCCCTCTCCCCTATCAATGACTGCTCAaaacataccgtatttccccatgtataagatgttcccatgtataagacgcactttaatttgggggcccaaaatttgaagaaaaaaagtattacataaagttattgaactcaagttttcttcatcataaaattcatacaactcctcatcactatcaaaactcccattagcttgtcctcatctgtgtctgatgacgaatcacagtcttcaacaatgaacacaaaaacaagcgcgaaaagcaggaaatgcaagtaaaaaaatctacaactactgtataagatgcacccagttagACCCCAAAAAAGGTGTgttgcatcttacacatgggaaaatacagtaatttttcATGGTCAATTCTATCTGGACTCTCTACATTTAACAATCATCACTATTAGTTGACAATTTGTTTAGCaacaaaatgttttcagtttattATTTACTTTGCTCCTTAATCCTATAATTTCTTCATTCGCTTACTCATCTATTTTACATGTATAATTCCATCCTAAGATTAGTAGTATATGTCACAAAAAGGTTCATCAAAATagtgaaataaaacagataatacatatatatgtgtgtctttgcataaaaacatggaaaatatctgaaaaaataaacaagagagaaGATAGCTGGTTATCTCAGGATGGGGAGGGAGagcttcagaaagagaaaattctcttttcatttattgctttctgtatagttttaaatttctctactatgatatgttttattattttcttaaaataaaaactgatttcaTCCAACAGAATTAAtgctaaaaataaacaagtgacatTATCAGAAGAATATCAAGTAAACCAGGGCAAGAGCTCAACATTActaccatttttaaataaatgagcaCACTAAGGAATTTCCATTTAAAGCTAAAGATCATCTGTTAAATGTCTGCTGCACCAAAGAAACACATAAGAATATTTGCCCTAAATGCCAGATGCTGAGTAATAGGCTGTATTTTACCCTGAGTACCCTCACTCCCTAAATCAACTGTCTCCACAAGATCCGCAAGAGTACTATTGGTACTATTTAGTGACTTCTGCTGCTTAAAGAAAATTTCCTCCAGAAACAATCATATAGGACCATACAGTATCACCACCACTCAAGCAGTGGCAGAATACTTTATCATCCAAGAAACCTTCAAGACCGCTTAGTTCATCAGTCCCTTTTCacaataaagaaactgaagcccaaagGGTTCCCAGATTACACAGCTACTCCGTAAGGGATCCTGGATTGAAGTCTGGAAAGTTTCCTGATATCCCTTCAGTaaataaagatggaaagaaaacATTACTTTTATAGAAACCTAAACaagttaattaaagaaaataatgactAGAGATGGCTTTTAATGATCTTTTCAAGACATGGACAGAAgtgattaaaaagacaaaaagtctACTTAAGTAGAGTCAATAAATAGGGTTTGGAGTAGGGTACGGCTGGGACAAATAAACAGTACATTTACTGGTGCTCAAACTCTGCCCTTAACTGTCCCGAAATTAGACAGTTTCATTTTGATCTTTGTGGCTCTAATCCTTTTTAGGGTCTCAAAgatcaaaaatgaaaacatgaattGCTGCATGTTgcaaattttcttctctttttcagtCCCTACGATCATTTGGAGAGTATCTCCCAAACCAGGATGTATAGGAGCCAGCTGTTATATGTGggctgaagaaaaaaaaggaccatTCTcttttgaaaagaaggaaatgccAAAGCCACTGGGAATAGAGGGGAACACTGCCACCTGCTGAAGAGTTGAAGTCAATAAAAATGGTGCCACGCATAGATAGAACATCTTTGGCAGTGCTCAAAATCAGTTAACCTATTTGCAGTCTGAGCAGGTCAGTGCAGAAAGTTTAATTCTGGAAACCTTCAGGACAATTTGTGCTGGGGAAAGGTTAGTCTGCCCTATGAGGGGGGAAGAGGCTTACATCTCTACTTCCATGATTAGTTGTGCCTATTGGCTCTGAGTTTTTCCCCAAAAACCTAAATctcacaataataaaatatacttggTGAAAACTAGAGAATAGTGATATGAGAAGAAAAAGCAACACAAAGAAGTTTATTCATGTAATACTTACATGTGGTTTAAAATTCCCAGAGGCTCACCACCACCCTTTCCCAAATTagta contains:
- the KLLN gene encoding LOW QUALITY PROTEIN: killin (The sequence of the model RefSeq protein was modified relative to this genomic sequence to represent the inferred CDS: deleted 2 bases in 1 codon; substituted 2 bases at 2 genomic stop codons); translation: MACSLASYTLVGSPSSAEIGLQQPLPRNPPSLPHPTGSSRAGFRAPLAGRRALEAGAAGPECEVRDGRKLQPASGRGRGGRGVFKRRWRDTGATVGTTFRRRSRVFLVGELSKFPLPCDSWRGXWFASFAGDVPSLCRQQDPGASRFTAEKLVQKSHPPERCRGXRLGSWLHKHPHPSTCLPAFPHRWLRPLLLTDLRMKVPKLVPPVACYSQSKLNGQDLRRLFLYRLTLRVLYRRRGCAWGALCRPLASALTLRASLSGAVLAGQERYLLQQPAV